Part of the Triticum aestivum cultivar Chinese Spring chromosome 4D, IWGSC CS RefSeq v2.1, whole genome shotgun sequence genome is shown below.
NNNNNNNNNNNNNNNNNNNNNNNNNNNNNNNNNNNNNAATCTTTCCCCGATCATTTATTTTCTATGTTCTCTGTTTTCTACTGTCATTTTTATTCTGGTGTTTACATTTTTGGTTtatgttatgcctctttctttaaaaaaaatatggATGTTAATGAAtatgtgaatatttttaaaattctttAAATTTTTGGAGAATTtacgaatattttttaaaatttagaATGTTTTAATAGTAAATataaacatttaaaaaaattataaataGTATTTTAATAATACCTTTACAAAATAGCATTGTGAATGTTTTTAATATTTTAGAGCAGTTTTTAAAACTTATGCAGTACCCAATTCTTAGGCAGTTTACAGTAGGTCCGGCTTTGATTTACAATTTTGGACAAAAAAACTAATACATAccctctccgtcccaaaattcttgtcttagatttgtcaaaatacgaatgtatcaagtcacattttagtattagatacatccgtatcttgacaaatctaagacaagaattttgggacggagggagtactacgtaaGGCAAATCCTTGTCCGCACATAAGTTGGGGTAGCTACCAAACACGCACTCTCCCACCCTCCGCACGGTAATGGGCCGATCCACTCGAGATGTTAAGTGTCTACTCGCCCGGGTTCTGGAATGTTCTAGAACCTAGACTAACCCTTcaccatttattttctattttccttttttgcCTATTGTTTGTCTTATTCTGGTGTTTACATTTTTGGTTTaatgttttatttctatttttgaAATTCACATAATTTTATTAATTCACGAATGTTCAATAAATCCAGGAATATTTTCAAAATTTGTGGTTTTTGTAAAAAAAATCGGAAACCTTTAAAATTTAGAATATTCTAAAAATCTTGAACCTTTTTAAAATGTCAGAGCATCTTTGAAATGTaccatttaaaaaaataattccTGAAAATTTAATTTCTAgaatatatttttaaaaataaGGTCATTTTATAAAAATAATTGCAGTAGACGACCCTTTTATGCAGTTTACGAAACAATAAGTATGTCTGGTCTTCTTTTTATTTTCGAAAATTTCTAGAATTCGtgatttatttgaaaatttcagAAACAATTATTAATGATTTTTGTAAAACTTTAGAATATtctaaaaattcatgaacatttttacaagTTCAGAGCATCTTTAAAATTTATCGACATTTTTTAATATaattatttttttacttttatgGATATTTAAAGAAAggacatttttttaaaaaaaaattggcaGTACCGGACCCTTTTATGCAGTTTATCAGGGAAAAAATAACTAGGTCCGGTTTCTTTTTACTTTTATGGATATTTAAAAAAAGGAcatctttttaaaaaaaattgtcagTAGCCGACCCTTTTATGCAGTTTATCAGGGAAAAAATAACTAGGTCCGGTTTCTNNNNNNNNNNNNNNNNNNNNNNNNNNNNNNNNNNNNNNNNNNNNNNNNNNNNNNNNNNNNNNNNNNNNNNNNNNNNNNNNNNNNNNNNNNNNNNNNNNNNNNNNNNNNNNNNNNNNNNNNNNNNNNNNNNNNNNNNNNNNNNNNNNNNNNNNNNNNNNNNNNNNNNNNNNNNNNNNNNNNNNNNNNNNNNNNNNNNNNNNNNNNNNNNNNNNNNNNNNNNNNNNNNNNNNNNNNNNNNNNNNNNNNNNNNNNNNNNNNNNNNNNNNNNNNNNNNNNNNNNNNNNNNNNNNNNNNNNNNNNNNNNNNNNNNNNNNNNNNNNNNNNNNNNNNNNNNNNNNNNNNNNNNNNNNNNNNNNNNNNNNNNNNNNNNNNNNNNNNNNNNNNNNNNNNNNNNNNNNNNNNNNNNNNNNNNNNNNNNNNNNNNNNNNNNNNNNNNNNNNNNNNNNNNNNNNNNNNNNNNNNNNNNNNNNNNNNNNNNNNNNNNNNNNNNNNNNNNNNNNNNNNNNNNNNNNNNNNNNNNNNNNNNNNNGGTTTCTTTTTACTTTTATGGATGTTTTAAAAAAGGACATTTAAAAAAAATGGCAGTAGCCGACCCTTTTATGCAGTTTATCAGGGAAAAAATAACTAGGTCCGGTTTCTTTTTGTTTTTGGAGAATGAAAAAAAATATTTGGCAGTACCCGACCCTTTTATGCAGTTTATCAGGGAAAAAATAACTAGGTCCGGTTTCTTTTTACTTTTATGGATGTTTTAAAAAAGGACATTTAAAAAAAATGGCAGTAGCCGACCCTTTTATGCAGTTTATCAGGGAAAAAATAACTAGGTCCGGTTTCTTTTTGTTTTTGGAGAATGAAAAAAATATTTGACCAGAGTGGGATTTGAACCCACGCCCTTTCGGACCAGAGCCTTAATCTGGCGCCTTAGACCAACTCGGCCATCTGATCATATATGTGCAAGTCTCCGCCTTATCTTTAATAGTTCAATAAATTTACTAGCCACAGTTTGCAAAAGAAGCTACTTGTGGTCCTTTCAGATCTTCTGTTATGTCTACTCTTACATAAACCAACTTATAATGGCTTAGCTGATGTACTTGGTCTCCAGTCCTTCCCGGGGCTTACTCTGATTTGGTTATAAGCAATGCCTCAAAACGTTGCTTACATTCTTCCTGGGCGCCTGCTGATGCTTTTGATGAGCTAAAGCCTTGATGGTTATTTAGGTAGTCATAGCAAAGCTAGATATAGTTTAGGCACTTTGGGTCATGTCTGGCTTTTGCTGCTTTCCATTTTATGTTTCAGCAGTTGTAGAAGATGCTGTGGTTTCTGGTAAATGAAATCAGAGGGGAGCTCTCTTTACCATCTCTTTTACTAACCACAttacatatatactccctccgttcctaaatataaaacgTTTTGGCGGAACTGCCAAAACATCATATATTTGGAAATAGAGGGAGTATATATCAAGCAATCACAAATGTTTCAACCTTTTCTCCGGTTGCAATCATATATTTCAGAGTTGAAACCAACACAGGCCACCCCATTTTTTCTCCTTGAGATTATTAAGGCAAAGGCACAAGCATCTAGTCCAGAGGTGAGCACACCGAATATCTAACCAATAAAATTATTTTTATAGGAGAATAAATAAACTAAAAGCCATCCCGCCACCATCCGAGATTTTCGCCAGGAAATAACCAGGTTAGCAATGGCGATTCGTCACAGAAGTCCGCAACCAGTGCACTATTTATTTGCTTTATGATACTGATCACTTCCTTTGCTTGCTGGTCTACGCTATAGACTATATAGACCTTTTCATGTGCATCACTATCACCAAATTCCTGCAAATAAAAGTGGGAAACATGGTGAGAACTCAGAGCTTTCTTAATCAATCAGCGATAAAAAATTGCTTATCAAAAGAAGTAACATAACACTTAGCAAGCAAACATTAAACTAGGTGCTTGCTAACTAGTTTAGTACTGTAACCATATATTGATAGGCTAAATTGCTTGCTAACAtctagttttgatttttttttttgaaaaggaggaatacccccggcctctgcatctggacgatgcatacggccaatttattaattattaacacaagaccttacaaagtcgtacagcagtaagaccaaagccaccatcttcacaacctctgtcgctactcctatctaactgatgaaggggcgctgatggtctgggcctaataccaaacagacctcgcagccaaacctaacatctaagacctgaggtcccaaccaggacgcctgccgagtatgggcacccaccagtccggcgtgctcctcaaccaggacgcctgccgggtatgaggccgccacagccacccgccacatatccatcttcagagctgtactgttgcatcggCCTTGCCGGGTCTCGCTGCCGCTGAcgtcaccacgacgccagacagcgtcgacctcctgcgcgtgtccgtcaccacacatctaacgccaagcctccgctgctccatgccgccaagagccgCCGCCAAGAATATGTAGAACGAAACACCGCTCCACTGAAAGGGAGGCAACACACCCCCACCCCTCACCTGCAGACCCTTCCATCCgatcccaatgtccttggcgtcacCTCCAGAAAGGTTACGGTGCACGGGGCGCCGCCGACACCCGATCCGCATCAGATCTTGGGCTTTCACCCGGACATGGGTCGGAGTGGAGAGATGGTGCCCTCAGTAGCGCCCCAAAGGAGGAAAGCGGCGCCAAAAAGCGGCGTCGCCGCTGCCGGCCAGCCAAGGCGGCCAAGGTTTCCCCCGGACACCGATCTGCTCCACCAGAACACACCGCCGAACCGGGGACTGGGAAGGGATGCATGGAAGGGAAGGGGGCAATACCTCCAAATCTGGCACGCCTGCGGCTCGCCGTCCTCACGGCCGAACCCTCAGGCACGCCGCACGCCACGCCAGCAGGAGCCGCCGCTCCTGGATCCGATGGCCTCCGTGAAGAAGAAGCGCCGAagaccccgccgccaccttccccggcGCCCGCGCGGGCTTTCCCGGCGGTCGTCTCCGGTGGCGGCGAGGGGGGTGGGGGAGGTGGGGGGAGGCGGCGGGGGAAAACCCTAGACTCCCCCGAGTCGCCCTAGGGGCGACGCGAGGGACCAAAAATATTAAGCGGAAGAAAAAATATCTAGTTTTGATATTTGGAAACAAAGTAGGATACAATGAGAAATACCAGTTCACATGCAAATGCAAGAACATAAAATCCAGATAGTAAAGTCCAGATTCGAGAGGAAATAGCAGATATTCCTTGTGCTAGTTAGTTAGAATTGAACATCACAGAAATTTAACTAAAATTTACTGATCCGATCATTCTGCTAAAGAAACATGATACATATCAAAAGCTAGATATTTGACATACTAGGGAAGGTACAATTGCTCCAAAGTACGTTATATCAGTGCAGAAACTGCATTAGTGTATCAAAAATATCCAAAAAGTACATGTCGCGGTGATCACGCAACAACACCGACAGTTCTGCCGGACACGAGGACACCGCTGAGATATAGATATCTCGTACATTCTGTCTTCCTATTTTAAAATTTCCTTTGCTTAGAAGTATATCAGTATATGTGACTTGGGGAAGCAACAAGAGACAACACCTGCACGTCTAGAAGACTAGCAACCCTGAAAGCTTAGACAATGaccttttcctcttttttttagaAAATACTTCAGAAAACTTGGACCTCTGAAATGTGGGCGGTTAAGCTCAATAACAGAGTGGTAATTTATAAATCAGGATCATATAGTCATGGCTCACCCACTGGAATTACTACTTACAAATACAAGAGTTGTGTATTATATCACACATGTAGAATTCACCGCAACTTAACATACGGAGAAATTTCATTCACCGCAATCTTGTACAGTATTGTGACAAAAGGGGTCATGAAACAGCACAAATCAATGAGCCAAACAACAATTTATATCAAACTGACCCGTTCATAGTGTCTACAAGGAGCATCTCTTATGTACATTGCAACCACAACATGATCAAAGAGTACATGGCTATAACTTATCATATCCATACCTTACATTCTTCATCATCATCCTTGCCTCTCAGTTGGGATGCCGGATGATCCTTTGTAGCACGACGGTCCTGGCTCGGCGGATGTCTCGGCTACACCGGTCTGCCTGCTCCCCGAGGTCCTCGACACTCTTCATgaaggcctccagcttcttcttgatctcctccacCCCGAACTTGACCGCCTCCTCGTCCCGCTCCGCGAAGTCCACGCAGTCGATCATTGAGCTGATCTCCATCTCCACCCGGTTGATGAGCACCCTGATGTTGTCCAGATCCTTGATGGCGATGAACGTGCCGACCTGCATTGCGCTCACCACCTCCTTCTGCCCACGGACGGCGTCCTGGTACCCTTTGAGCAGCGAGTCGATCCACTTCCCCATGGACCCTATCGGAATCGCGGCCGCCGCGGCCAATGCCGCTgcgacgggcggcgcggcgatggCCGCGGCGACCACCGAGCAGATGAGCACCGCCGCGAAGGTGCTCGCGAAGATGACGCTGGACACCCGGCGCCACGCTTTGATGGTCTTGATCTTCTTGTCCAGCCGGTGCTTGCGCTGCTGCAGCTTCTCCAGCATGGCCAGCTGCTGCCGGTACACGGCCTGGAAGGCCTCGAAGAACTCGTCGGAGAAGGGGTCCCCGGCCGCCTTGAACTGGCGCAGCTCGTGCAGCGTGCGCGCGTACCGGGCGGCgggcgcggcgtcggcgtcgtTGTCGTCCTCATCGTCGAAGCGCTGGAGCGCGacgtggaggaggagctgggagtcgCGGGCGCGCTTGAGGCACTTGTCGAGCGCGGTGCAGAAGTCGAGGGTGTGGAGGCTGCTCTCGAAGTAGTCCTCCACGAGGTCGAACAGCTCGGGGCTCTTCCAGATGTCCTTCTTGCAGTCGAGGATGACCTTGACCACCTCCTGGTTCATGTCCAGGAGGCAGCCGGTGACCTCGCGGAGGGAGTCGAGCGACATCGAGCGCACCTCGACCCCCACCGCCAGCGTGGAGATGGCGCGGCTGGTCCGgcgctgcagcgtggagtcgaagGTGCGCACCTCCGGGTCGTGCCGGCACGCCGCCTCGTACGAGCTCAGCTCCTCCGCCGCGGCGGCGTGCGGCAGCCCCGACTCCGACGAGGTCGTCGGCCGGTGGGGCCTGCTGCCgccggcgctgctgctgctggtgtTCCCCATTGCGGGAGGCGAAGACGGCCGGTGGCACCCGCAAATCAGACCCAGGATGGACGGACGGACTTTGACCGGATTTCGAGAAATCAGCAGCAGATCAGGTGCACGACGCGTCCTAGGACCAAATCGAGAAGCGCCTCAGCAAGCAGGACGGATCAGACCGGCGAGCATTGGCAGGAGCCCACAGAATCCTCGCAAGAAAATCCGGGAGCCGGGGAAGCGGATTCGAGCAGGGGGCAGAGGGAGAAGCTGCGAGCTTTGCCGGCGGCGCGTTGCGTCGGAGCGAGCGGTCAAGAAAGCGAGGTTCGGGGGAGCAATCTAGCAAGCGAGGAGATCGAAGATGAATGAGAATGAATGCAGGGAGGGGGATTGGGGGTGGTTTTGTGGAGTGTGGTTGTTGTCAGGTGTGGGGATGGCTTGTACGCATGACGAACGGACgggggtggaggtggaggtggcggtggAGATGGATGGGCAGGCAGCAATGGCCGCCGGCGGAAGCAACCTGATGCTTCTCACTCCATCTCTAGGCGCGTGTGCGTGTGCGGCGGATGTGGTCTGAATCTGATCTGATGATGCAATTGCAGCAGTGTGATGATTGCAGTAGTGGAGTAAACACACGAGCAATTGCGCGTGTGCGTGTTGCTGCCCTGATTAGTTTTTGTCTCGGGGAAGCAAGCAATGAAGCAACGCACCACCGCAGCAGCAAAAAGGGAAAAGGCCAAAGTGCCACATCGAGTAATTTGCAAACTGATTTCTTTTCCTTCACAGCATTGCCCGCTTTCTGGCTGCATTATCTGGTGTGATTAATTCCATTTTTTTCGAATACTTTTTTTTACTAATTACGTACATTTTAGTATAGTACTGCTACAATTCTCTTGGAAAATTCGGCTGGCGGATGGGGTTGAAAGCCGTCGTCACTCTCCGTTACCTCAGCTAAACATCTCTGCACATCATCCACTTCTCGACGAAATGCTTGCAGAATCCCATACTCCATGCGTGCATCATCCGAACCGTGGCCGTTTtcgtttttctttggttttctttctttGTGTGATCCCCAAGCTTCAGTTGCTTTTCCGTTTCGAAAAGAAACAAAGCTTCAGTTGCTTTTTTTTATCCGTCCATCTATCGGATCCAGAACCCATCCGTGTTTTGCTGTGTGTATAGCTTACACTTGCGCACGTCTTGATCAGAAACTAGTGGTTGGGGCACCATTCTGTGGCGCCGCTTAAGAGAAAGCTATGCGCATGTTCTCATTTTAAAACA
Proteins encoded:
- the LOC123098378 gene encoding UPF0496 protein 1; its protein translation is MGNTSSSSAGGSRPHRPTTSSESGLPHAAAAEELSSYEAACRHDPEVRTFDSTLQRRTSRAISTLAVGVEVRSMSLDSLREVTGCLLDMNQEVVKVILDCKKDIWKSPELFDLVEDYFESSLHTLDFCTALDKCLKRARDSQLLLHVALQRFDDEDDNDADAAPAARYARTLHELRQFKAAGDPFSDEFFEAFQAVYRQQLAMLEKLQQRKHRLDKKIKTIKAWRRVSSVIFASTFAAVLICSVVAAAIAAPPVAAALAAAAAIPIGSMGKWIDSLLKGYQDAVRGQKEVVSAMQVGTFIAIKDLDNIRVLINRVEMEISSMIDCVDFAERDEEAVKFGVEEIKKKLEAFMKSVEDLGEQADRCSRDIRRARTVVLQRIIRHPN